Proteins from a genomic interval of Dermacentor variabilis isolate Ectoservices chromosome 8, ASM5094787v1, whole genome shotgun sequence:
- the LOC142590092 gene encoding uncharacterized protein LOC142590092, with translation MRASFSCVSVLLLSSLVVVTARVQSETDAPDVEDFYRSRFGDGDTSRMRVILGDTEGWVNPHDMMGVASKSSSGKRAPQQQQHSKLKKSSGARPEPISEDTTTPEARAQIYSEIRARAAAETFSRYPAAVDDEVETTANEEGETAKESASSPTACNAQQRGCDCDCKAMRREAKKCGEQVKQLRLSQVLADGQHDREFIYLRRLALNVIYSAKFGGDEMPSNVKFEILLSSDDVATLEKLATDGNSKSSQLEQKLSTILSSSVVTPDELPHGANALLGRLAQAWGQTMGPVDVRLAVPACALLGVFLIVMIRGRPWKVFIFMGAFYFLLLSFVWHWALCYQLEHARRDAYISRNVVPPEHCQPGYSPGWIQRILGRESGADCEKYYESLHIDPVWQVNPLFVLTELLSRALFNPLSNLGTALGQFARNFAEHQTWWSMLNNFVNLICIGVLGLFAAMIFMKLFIFFLTTFYWNRPEKPRRQRVEEVSESELSRSAPLRHDVRPLQESFPSRQEEVAAEDDVSYEESNEEDDEEEVDGKAGGDSWLKEEDEAKLGKT, from the exons ATGCGAGCGAGCTTCAGTTGTGTCAGCGTCCTGCTGCTGTCGTCTCTCGTCGTCGTAACCGCGCGGGTTCAGTCCGAAACCGACGCGCCCGACGTCGAAGATTTCTACCGGAGTCGCTTCGGCGACGGCGACACATCGCGAATGCGCGTCATTCTGGGCGACACCGAAGGCTGGGTGAACCCGCACGACATGATGGGCGTCGCGTCGAAGTCGTCCTCCGGCAAGCgagcgccgcagcagcagcagcactccaAGTTGAAGAAGAGCTCGGGCGCGCGACCCGAACCCATCTCGGAGGACACTACGACACCCGAAGCGCGGGCGCAAATCTACAGTGAGATCAGGGCCCGCGCTGCCGCAGAGACGTTCAGCCGATAtccggcggcggtggacgacgaaGTCGAAACGACGGCGAACGAAGAAGGCGAAACTGCGAAAGAAAGCGCCTCGTCGCCGACCGCTTGCAACGCCCAGCAGCGGGGTTGCGACTGCGACTGCAAGGCGATGCGACGCGAGGCAAAAAAGTGCGGCGAGCAGGTGAAACAGCTGCGGCTAAGCCAGGTGCTTGCCGACGGTCAGCACGACCGGGAGTTCATCTACCTCCGACGGCTTGCGCTCAACGTCATCTACAGCGCCAAGTTCGGCGGAGACGAGATGCCGTCGAACGTCAAGTTCGAGATTCTTCTCTCGTCGGACGAC GTGGCGACATTGGAGAAGCTCGCCACAGACGGCAACTCCAAGTCATCACAGCTGGAGCAGAAGCTGTCCACCATCCTGTCCAGCTCGGTGGTGACGCCGGATGAGCTTCCGCACGGCGCCAATGCGCTCCTGGGGCGCCTGGCCCAGGCCTGGGGCCAGACCATGGGTCCCGTGGATGTGCGGCTTGCGGTTCCGGCCTGCGCCCTCCTGGGCGTCTTTCTCATTGTAATGATTCGGGGCCGCCCGTGGAAGGTGTTCATCTTCATGGGAGCCTTCTACTTCCTTCTGCTCAGCTTCGTCTGGCACTGGGCCCTCTGCTACCAg CTGGAGCATGCGAGAAGAGATGCGTACATCTCGCGGAACGTTGTTCCGCCTGAGCACTGCCAACCAGGCTACAGCCCTGGCTGGATCCAGCGGATTCTGGGACGCGAAAGCGGTGCGGACTGTGAAAAGTACTACGAAAGCCTGCACATTGACCCTGTGTGGCAG GTCAATCCACTGTTCGTGTTGACCGAATTGTTGTCCAGGGCCCTCTTCAACCCGTTGTCCAACCTCGGCACGGCACTCGGGCAGTTCGCACGAAACTTCGCCGAGCACCAGACCTGGTGGAGCATGCTTAACAACTTCGTGAACCTCATCTGCATCGGCGTCCTAGGTCTGTTTGCAGCCATGATCTTCATGAAACTGTTCATCTTCTTCCTCACGACATTCTACTGGAACAGACCGGAGAAGCCGAGGCGTCAGCGGGTCGAGGAGGTGTCAGAATCCGAGCTGAGCCGGTCGGCGCCACTGCGCCATGACGTTAGGCCACTGCAAGAGTCATTTCCCAGCCGCCAGGAGGAGGTGGCTGCGGAAGATGACGTTTCGTACGAGGAAAGCAATGAAGAGGACGATGAAGAAGAAGTTGATGGCAAGGCTGGAGGGGACAGTTGGCTGAAAGAGGAAGATGAGGCGAAGTTGGGTAAAACCTGA